Proteins from one Eubalaena glacialis isolate mEubGla1 chromosome 8, mEubGla1.1.hap2.+ XY, whole genome shotgun sequence genomic window:
- the FSCN3 gene encoding fascin-3 yields MDEVEWMPRQPKAEDLRVGLISWAGSYLTCETYKNTVTATAKGLGRRQTWEILVSNKHDTQAVVRLRGLQGFYLLCEADGSLCYGRPRTSHHGCFLIRFHRSGKWTLQCIISGRYLESDGEDVFCTSRVLSAYHMWTPRPALHVHVILYSPLNHCYARADPTMGRVWVDAPVPCLKECGFLLHFQDGCYHLETSAHTFLSHLDRLVSQPSTQTAFHMQVRPGGLVALSDGEGGMLYPQGTRLLLSLGSDPHGGEEWLILQHCPTWVSLRSKTRKFLSVVYDVEVCAASEHVTPMSLFQFECNNKSPTLQLRSANGCYLAQRRHRTVMADGHQLESETFFRMHWSCGRIILQSPSGRFLGIAANGLLMASATIPGPNEEFGIRLANRPFLALRGRYGYVGTSSEHDLLQCNMDQPDCIHLLPCRQGIYHFQAQGGSFWSITSFGTFRPWGKFALNFGIELQGSNLLTVLAPNGFYMRSDRSGTLLADSEDITKECIWEF; encoded by the exons ATGGATGAAGTGGAATGGATGCCAAGACAACCCAAGGCCGAGGACCTAAGGGTTGGGCTCATCAGCTGGGCGGGATCCTACCTCACTTGTGAGACATATAAGAATACTGTCACTGCTACTGCAAAGGGTTTGGGCCGGAGACAG ACCTGGGAGATCCTAGTGAGCAATAAGCATGACACACAGGCTGTGGTACGACTAAGAGGCTTGCAGGGCTTCTACCTTCTGTGCGAGGCGGATGGTTCTCTGTGCTATGGCCGGCCAAGGACAAGCCATCATGGATGCTTCCTAATCCGCTTCCACCGCAGTGGCAAATGGACCCTCCAGTGCATCATCAGTGGTCGTTATCTGGAATCTGATGGCGAGGATGTTTTCTGCACCTCCCGGGTCCTCTCAGCTTACCACATGTGGACCCCCCGGCCAGCCCTGCACGTCCACGTGATCCTCTACAGCCCCCTCAACCACTGCTATGCCCGGGCTGACCCCACCATGGGCCGAGTCTGGGTGGACGCACCAGTTCCCTGCCTGAAGGAATGTGGCTTCCTGTTGCATTTCCAAGATGGATGCTACCACCTGGAGACCTCTGCACACACCTTCTTGTCCCACTTAGACCGCCTGGTCTCCCAACCCTCAACACAGACAGCTTTCCACATGCAAGTGCGGCCTGGAGGGCTTGTGGCGCTGAGTGATGGAGAAGGAGGCATGTTGTATCCACAGGGCACACGCCTGCTCCTGAGCTTGGGCTCCGACCCCCATGGGGGCGAGGAGTGGCTCATCCTACAGCACTGCCCTACCTGGGTCAGCCTCAGGTCCAAGACTCGGAAGTTTCTCTCCGTTGTCTACG ACGTGGAGGTGTGTGCCGCCTCTGAGCACGTAACCCCGATGTCCTTGTTCCAGTTTGAATGTAACAACAAGAGCCCCACCTTGCAGCTTCGTTCAGCCAATGGCTGCTACCTAGCCCAG AGGCGCCATAGGACAGTGATGGCTGATGGGCACCAGCTGGAGTCTGAAACCTTCTTTCGTATGCACTGGAGTTGTGGCAGGATCATCCTGCAGTCTCCCAGTGGACGCTTCTTGGGCATCGCAGCCAATGGCCTGCTGATGGCCAGTGCCACCATTCCAG GCCCAAATGAGGAATTTGGGATTCGATTAGCCAACCGCCCCTTCCTCGCCTTGAGGGGACGGTATGGGTATGTGGGCACCTCGTCAGAACATGACCTCCTGCAGTGCAATATGGATCAGCCCGACTGCATTCACCTGCTGCCCTGCCGCCAGGGCATCTACCACTTCCAGG CACAGGGTGGATCCTTCTGGTCAATAACATCCTTTGGCACTTTTCGCCCTTGGGGAAAGTTTGCCCTCAACTTCGGTATAGAGCTTCAGGGCAGCAACTTGCTCACGGTGCTGGCACCCAATGGCTTCTACATGCGATCTGACCGAAGTGGCACCCTGTTGGCAGACAGTGAAGACATTACCAAGGAGTGTATTTGGGAATTCTAG